A window from Mus caroli chromosome 2, CAROLI_EIJ_v1.1, whole genome shotgun sequence encodes these proteins:
- the LOC110289904 gene encoding olfactory receptor 4K3-like: protein MNEVNQSMVSEFVLLGLSNSQNLQVLLFVIFLIVYMLILSGNIVIVILITIDRHLHSPMYFLLANLSFVDIWLSSVTTPKMVTDFLRENKTISFEGCMSQVFFDHCIGAAEMVLLLVMAYDRYVAICKPLHYFTIMNLKRCTALVLISWTIGFVHALSQLVPVLQLPLCGPLEIDSFFCDIPLVINLACMDSHHLDTLVNADCGVVVVTCFILLLISYTYILITVHQSSKSGASKALSTCTAHITVVLLLFVPCIFIYVWPLNITWFDKFLAVFYSVVTPLLNPAIYTLRNKDIKHSLKRLKSSFMNHKVNT from the coding sequence ATGAATGAAGTGAATCAATCCATGGTGTCAGAATTTGTGCTATTGGGACTTTCCAACTCACAGAATCTTCAGGTCTTGCTCTTTGTGATATTTTTGATAGTTTATATGCTCATTCTGTCAGGAAATATTGTCATCGTGATCTTAATAACCATTGACCGCCATCTCCATTCCCCTATGTACTTCTTGTTGGCCAACCTGTCCTTTGTTGATATATGGCTTTCCTCAGTTACCACTCCAAAAATGGTCACAGATTTTCTCAGGGAAAACAAGACCATTTCCTTTGAAGGATGTATGTCCCAGGTCTTCTTTGATCATTGCATTGGTGCAGCAGAGATGGTGCTGTTGCTGGTTATGgcttatgaccgctatgtggccatctgcaaacCTCTCCACTATTTCACCATTATGAACCTGAAAAGATGCACTGCATTGGTGTTGATTTCCTGGACAATTGGCTTTGTGCATGCCTTGAGTCAACTTGTACCAGTTCTGCAACTACCTCTCTGTGGTCCATTGGAAATAGACAGTTTTTTCTGTGACATACCATTGGTAATCAACCTAGCCTGCATGGATTCCCATCATTTGGATACTTTAGTAAATGCTGATTGTGGGGTTGTGGTTGTAACTTGCTTTATTCTGTTGCTTATATCTTATACTTATATCCTTATCACTGTTCATCAGAGCTCTAAGTCCGGGGCATCTAAGGCCCTGTCCACGTGCACTGCCCACATCACTGTGGTATTGCTCCTTTTTGTGCCCTGTATTTTCATCTATGTTTGGCCCCTCAATATCACCTGGTTTGACAAATTTCTTGCtgtattttattctgttgttACACCTCTCCTAAATCCAGCCATTTATACACtgagaaataaagatataaaacatTCCCTAAAGAGATTAAAAAGCTCTTTTATGAATCACAAGGTAAATACTTAA